The proteins below are encoded in one region of Shewanella putrefaciens:
- the hemB gene encoding porphobilinogen synthase, which produces MNIITSAFPQRRMRRMRKHDFSRRLMAENQLTVNDLIYPMFVLEGTNRSEKVASMPGVERYSIDLLLKEAEELVELGIPLIALFPVTPAEKKTLMAEEAYNPDALVQRAVRELKKAFPQLGIMTDVALDPFTTHGQDGIIDETGYILNDITTEILVKQALSHAEAGADIVAPSDMMDGRIGAIRQALEAAGHVNTQIMAYSAKYSSSYYGPFRDAVGSAGNLKGGNKHSYQMDPANSDEALHEVALDIQEGADMVMVKPGMPYLDIVHRVKTELAVPTFAYQVSGEYAMHMAAIQNGWLAEKAIVMESLLCFKRAGADGILTYFAKRAAQWLKEAK; this is translated from the coding sequence GTGAACATCATTACCAGTGCTTTCCCACAGCGTAGAATGCGCCGCATGCGTAAACATGATTTCAGCCGCCGCCTGATGGCTGAAAATCAGCTGACAGTTAATGACTTAATTTATCCAATGTTCGTACTCGAAGGCACTAACCGCAGCGAGAAAGTCGCCTCCATGCCTGGAGTTGAACGTTACTCAATTGATTTACTACTGAAAGAAGCCGAAGAATTAGTCGAGCTAGGGATCCCACTTATCGCCCTTTTCCCTGTGACACCCGCAGAGAAAAAAACCTTAATGGCAGAAGAGGCATACAACCCAGACGCCCTAGTACAACGTGCCGTGCGCGAGCTTAAAAAGGCCTTCCCACAACTTGGGATTATGACAGACGTGGCACTCGACCCCTTCACTACCCACGGTCAAGACGGCATTATCGATGAAACAGGTTACATCCTGAACGACATCACCACTGAAATCTTAGTTAAACAAGCCCTATCACACGCCGAAGCGGGTGCAGATATTGTCGCCCCATCGGATATGATGGATGGCCGTATTGGCGCCATTCGCCAAGCACTAGAAGCTGCTGGCCATGTCAACACCCAAATCATGGCTTACTCTGCCAAATACTCCTCAAGCTACTACGGCCCATTCCGCGATGCCGTCGGTTCTGCCGGAAATCTTAAAGGTGGCAATAAGCACAGCTATCAAATGGATCCCGCCAATAGCGATGAAGCACTGCACGAAGTCGCACTGGATATCCAAGAAGGCGCAGACATGGTGATGGTAAAACCTGGTATGCCGTATCTCGATATCGTTCATCGCGTTAAGACAGAGTTAGCTGTACCTACCTTTGCCTACCAAGTAAGCGGTGAATATGCCATGCATATGGCTGCTATTCAAAACGGCTGGTTAGCCGAGAAAGCCATCGTCATGGAATCACTGCTGTGCTTTAAACGTGCAGGTGCCGATGGCATCCTTACCTACTTTGCCAAACGTGCAGCACAGTGGCTAAAAGAGGCAAAATAA
- a CDS encoding sensor domain-containing diguanylate cyclase — MARICTLLFFIWLLLPTQSLAALMHIDDNTPTPLNLTPWLVATHPNASSQLADIQSLPKKEWHNFTHADIQKLSLHNFWLSFSLHSDDETLSRILALNNPLLDNVTIYHLVDDKLVNTEHMGDTLPYTERPLLSNIFLYPFKINPHELHTFYLHIETEGSAAIPLNLWSANDLAQIAESTAVEHGFQLGVLAAIGIFSLFIALASGSFSYSYYSGYVLSMTLLVATINGFAFRFLWPNWPALQQLMVPILLPWVMAFALMFTEKILQLKYHNRRMLLICRYSAVYILLVSLLVPFVRYGTVLYIEIISVVVLSTILMVLAIVQAINGHKLAKLYTIGWVSMLTGACISSLLYLGVINLNIKPQTPVMFGLTFEIIFMSLVLAIRYNDERKAKLRIQQEALKQAQKIRSAREEALKLEAETNERLEQMVQERTLELEITLRELHEANQKLTEQSTIDSLTGVKNRSAFDKRLLAESRISRRQETPIALLMLDIDRFKSINDHFGHLAGDQALKKIAQTLQQHLKRPTDLVSRFGGEEFAIILPNTTAEGALKVAEGIRDAVTSIDLEWEGKPIPLTISIGVSADIMASEQHSTELLEQADKALYQAKNNGRNQVKLYVPARAEPN, encoded by the coding sequence ATGGCTAGAATTTGCACTTTGTTATTCTTTATCTGGCTGCTGCTACCGACACAGAGTCTCGCGGCTTTAATGCATATTGATGACAACACCCCAACGCCCTTGAATCTCACGCCTTGGCTAGTAGCGACTCATCCTAATGCGTCGAGTCAATTGGCAGATATCCAAAGCCTGCCTAAAAAGGAATGGCATAATTTTACCCATGCTGATATTCAAAAACTAAGCCTGCATAACTTTTGGCTTAGCTTTAGTTTGCATAGTGATGACGAAACGCTTTCTCGCATACTCGCCCTCAATAACCCTTTATTGGATAACGTCACGATTTACCACCTTGTCGACGATAAGCTGGTCAATACAGAGCATATGGGTGACACTCTCCCCTACACGGAACGACCTTTACTGAGCAATATTTTCCTTTATCCCTTCAAGATAAATCCCCATGAGCTACATACCTTTTATCTGCATATAGAAACAGAAGGTAGCGCCGCAATTCCCCTAAACCTATGGTCAGCCAATGACCTAGCACAAATTGCCGAATCCACCGCCGTCGAGCATGGATTTCAATTAGGTGTACTTGCCGCTATCGGGATTTTTAGCCTTTTTATTGCCTTAGCTTCGGGCTCCTTCAGTTATAGCTACTACTCAGGTTATGTCCTGAGTATGACGTTATTAGTTGCCACCATTAATGGCTTTGCTTTCCGTTTTCTCTGGCCAAATTGGCCTGCATTACAACAATTGATGGTGCCGATATTATTACCTTGGGTGATGGCCTTCGCGTTAATGTTTACCGAGAAAATACTGCAACTCAAATACCATAACCGCCGTATGCTATTGATATGCCGTTACAGCGCGGTGTATATCCTATTGGTGAGCCTGTTGGTTCCCTTTGTCCGTTACGGCACAGTCCTTTATATCGAAATAATTTCCGTTGTGGTCCTCAGCACGATTTTGATGGTGCTCGCCATTGTACAAGCGATTAACGGCCATAAACTCGCAAAGCTCTATACCATAGGCTGGGTGAGCATGCTCACAGGCGCTTGCATTAGCAGCCTACTCTACCTTGGCGTTATTAATTTGAATATAAAGCCACAGACCCCCGTGATGTTTGGACTCACTTTTGAGATCATCTTCATGTCACTCGTGCTCGCTATTCGTTACAACGATGAACGCAAAGCTAAATTACGTATTCAGCAGGAAGCATTGAAACAAGCACAAAAAATACGTAGCGCACGGGAAGAAGCATTAAAACTTGAAGCAGAGACCAATGAGAGGCTCGAGCAAATGGTGCAGGAGCGCACCCTAGAACTTGAAATAACCCTCAGGGAGTTGCATGAAGCCAACCAAAAGCTCACAGAACAAAGCACTATCGACAGCCTAACTGGAGTTAAAAACCGTAGTGCCTTCGATAAACGTTTGCTTGCAGAGAGCAGGATCAGTCGCCGCCAAGAAACGCCCATCGCACTATTAATGCTAGATATCGACAGATTTAAATCGATCAATGACCACTTTGGACACTTAGCTGGCGATCAAGCATTAAAGAAAATTGCCCAGACATTACAACAACATTTAAAGCGTCCAACGGATCTAGTATCACGTTTTGGCGGCGAAGAGTTTGCTATTATTCTCCCCAATACAACGGCGGAAGGTGCGCTAAAAGTCGCTGAAGGCATTCGCGATGCCGTGACATCAATTGACCTAGAATGGGAGGGAAAACCCATCCCATTGACCATCAGTATCGGAGTCAGTGCCGATATCATGGCTAGTGAACAACACAGTACAGAATTACTAGAACAAGCTGATAAAGCTCTCTATCAAGCGAAAAACAACGGGCGCAATCAAGTAAAATTGTATGTGCCAGCAAGAGCAGAACCTAATTAG
- a CDS encoding TatD family hydrolase yields MPSYIDIAVNLLGSALEPDIATIVKAAAEQGVSPLIVIGSDLTESAAAIKLCEQYPNQLYCTAGVHPHHASEWQTSSKQVQTELCQAPQVVAVGECGLDYNRDFSPRPDQRQAFIAQLELAIAQQKPVLMHERDAHEDFIAILREYRPQLTGALLHCFTGTHSQMEAYIDLDLHLGITGWVCDDRRGQELAALVPFIPQNRILIETDSPYLLPRNMRPKPKSSKNKPEYLPYIAEYIANLRGENAAEFAKYCYENSLAFFNLSRNNG; encoded by the coding sequence ATGCCCTCATACATAGATATTGCCGTCAACTTGCTTGGCAGTGCACTCGAACCAGACATTGCAACGATAGTAAAAGCGGCGGCGGAACAAGGGGTTTCGCCGTTAATCGTTATTGGCAGCGATTTAACTGAAAGTGCAGCGGCGATTAAGCTATGCGAGCAGTACCCCAATCAACTCTACTGCACCGCTGGCGTACACCCACACCATGCCAGTGAATGGCAAACATCTTCCAAGCAAGTTCAAACTGAATTATGCCAAGCACCACAGGTCGTTGCCGTTGGCGAATGTGGACTCGACTACAACAGAGACTTTTCACCGCGCCCTGACCAGCGCCAAGCATTTATCGCCCAACTAGAACTTGCCATAGCACAACAAAAACCAGTGCTAATGCACGAGCGAGATGCCCACGAAGATTTTATCGCTATCCTGCGTGAATATCGCCCACAGCTTACGGGGGCATTACTGCACTGCTTTACTGGCACTCACTCGCAAATGGAAGCCTATATTGACCTCGATTTACACTTAGGCATTACGGGGTGGGTCTGTGATGATAGACGTGGACAAGAATTAGCAGCGCTAGTGCCATTTATTCCGCAAAATCGCATTTTAATCGAAACAGATAGCCCTTATCTTTTGCCGCGAAACATGCGGCCCAAACCCAAATCGAGCAAGAACAAACCTGAATACCTACCCTATATTGCCGAATATATCGCTAATTTACGGGGCGAGAATGCTGCCGAGTTTGCCAAATACTGCTACGAAAATAGCTTAGCGTTTTTTAATTTGAGTCGTAATAATGGCTAG
- the tatC gene encoding twin-arginine translocase subunit TatC: MSQQQPLISHLLELRSKLLKSIASVLIVFICSVYWANDIYHYMAIPLMQSLPLGGSMIATDVAAPFFAPFKLTLVLSFFVAVPYVLFQIWSFVAPGLYKHEKRLVMPLLFSSTVLFYLGIAFAYYIVFPVVFGFFANTAPEGVQVATDISSYLDFVLKLFFAFGLSFEIPIAVVLLCWAGVTTPEDLRQKRPYIVVGAFVVGMLLTPPDVISQTMLAVPMLLLFEGGLFAARFYSKPSDESDEEEQTND; encoded by the coding sequence ATGTCGCAACAGCAGCCACTTATCAGCCACTTGCTTGAACTCAGGTCCAAGCTGCTTAAATCCATTGCCAGCGTGTTAATCGTATTCATCTGCAGCGTGTATTGGGCAAATGACATCTACCACTACATGGCAATCCCTTTAATGCAGTCTTTACCCTTGGGTGGCAGCATGATTGCGACCGATGTCGCCGCACCTTTCTTTGCGCCTTTTAAACTCACATTGGTACTGTCATTTTTTGTGGCAGTACCCTATGTGTTATTCCAAATCTGGTCCTTCGTAGCGCCAGGTCTGTATAAACATGAAAAACGCTTAGTCATGCCGCTGCTCTTTAGCAGTACAGTGCTGTTTTATTTAGGTATCGCCTTTGCTTATTACATTGTATTCCCTGTGGTATTTGGATTTTTTGCCAACACAGCACCCGAGGGAGTTCAAGTCGCGACGGACATTAGCAGCTATCTGGATTTTGTCTTGAAGCTTTTCTTTGCTTTCGGACTGTCCTTTGAAATCCCTATCGCTGTGGTTTTACTCTGCTGGGCAGGTGTAACGACGCCCGAAGATCTCAGGCAAAAACGTCCCTATATCGTTGTGGGCGCCTTCGTTGTAGGCATGTTATTAACACCACCGGATGTGATTTCCCAGACTATGCTTGCAGTACCAATGCTGTTATTGTTCGAGGGTGGTTTATTCGCAGCTCGTTTTTACAGTAAACCGAGCGACGAGTCGGACGAAGAAGAACAAACGAACGACTAA
- the tatB gene encoding Sec-independent protein translocase protein TatB — MFDGIGFMELLLIGVLGLVVLGPERLPVAVRSISGWIRAMKRMANSVKDELEQELKIEQLHADLKKAESKGLANLSPELQESIDQLKQAAQSVNRPYQVQDPVSQNTSASGDPVHNPAQVSQTSPTSPVEASLTSASPAAHSEPSQGADTRSNPKANG; from the coding sequence ATGTTTGACGGTATCGGCTTTATGGAGCTGCTGCTGATCGGTGTTCTGGGGCTAGTGGTTCTTGGCCCCGAGCGTCTACCGGTCGCGGTGCGTTCGATTTCAGGTTGGATCCGCGCGATGAAACGCATGGCCAACTCGGTCAAAGATGAACTTGAGCAAGAGCTGAAGATCGAGCAATTACATGCCGATCTCAAAAAAGCAGAGAGCAAAGGTTTAGCCAATCTTTCGCCTGAACTTCAAGAATCTATCGATCAGTTGAAGCAGGCAGCGCAGTCAGTGAATCGACCTTATCAAGTGCAAGATCCTGTTTCCCAAAACACTTCTGCATCTGGGGATCCGGTCCACAATCCCGCTCAAGTGAGCCAAACTAGCCCGACAAGCCCTGTAGAGGCGAGTCTAACTTCGGCGTCTCCCGCCGCTCACAGCGAGCCATCCCAGGGCGCGGATACCCGTTCTAACCCGAAAGCCAACGGATAA
- the tatA gene encoding Sec-independent protein translocase subunit TatA: MGGISIWQLLIIALIVVLLFGTKKLRSLGGDLGGAVKGFKNAMSSEEDKKALEDTEAAKTAQTTQQATEKKPESNKEQA, encoded by the coding sequence ATGGGTGGCATTAGTATTTGGCAACTTCTTATCATTGCGTTGATCGTTGTCTTATTGTTTGGAACTAAGAAATTACGCTCTTTGGGTGGTGATTTAGGTGGTGCGGTTAAAGGCTTCAAGAACGCCATGTCTTCAGAAGAAGACAAAAAGGCATTAGAAGACACCGAAGCGGCTAAAACAGCGCAAACAACTCAACAGGCGACGGAAAAGAAGCCAGAGTCTAACAAAGAACAGGCGTAA
- the ubiB gene encoding ubiquinone biosynthesis regulatory protein kinase UbiB — protein MTLASIRRGYHVIKTLLQYGLDEVLPPKMTPWYFKLARNSLFWIRNKHKNKPGGERLKLAMQELGPVYIKLGQMLSTRRDLLNDEWANELAMLQDKVPPFDGALARQAIEAELKAPIESLFDNFDETPLASASISQVHTATLKSNGKAVVLKVLRPNVEAKIQADLLLMSQTAKLIEYLLGEGNRLRPAEVIEDYRVTILGELNLKLEALNAVKLRNNFLNSDALYVPYVYEEFCYPRLMVMERIYGIPVSDIAALKAQGTNFKLLAERGVELFFTQVFRDNFFHADMHPGNIFISLEHPENPYYIGLDCGIMGTLSEVDKRYLAENFLAFFNRDYHRIAQLYIESGWVSEKTDLQAFEQAIKVVCEPMFNKPLDEISFGHVLLELFRTARHFDIIVQPQLVLLEKTLLYIEGLGRQLYPQLDLWQTAKPFLEQWMAEQVGPKAMFKKVSTKLPYWSDKLPEFPELIYDNLKLGRKLLSSQQQMLDKYLKYQQQSHKSNYLLITSAILLICGTLLFNQDATLWTPYVCLISGAILWFFGWRSRPKNRKF, from the coding sequence ATGACCCTTGCCAGTATCCGCCGCGGTTACCACGTCATCAAAACCCTACTCCAATATGGGCTAGATGAGGTTTTGCCGCCAAAGATGACACCTTGGTACTTTAAACTCGCCCGTAATAGCTTATTCTGGATCCGCAACAAGCATAAAAATAAGCCCGGTGGCGAACGCTTAAAACTGGCGATGCAGGAGCTTGGCCCGGTTTATATCAAACTTGGGCAAATGCTCTCGACCCGCCGCGATTTACTCAATGATGAGTGGGCCAATGAGCTCGCCATGCTGCAGGACAAAGTGCCGCCCTTCGATGGTGCACTCGCTCGCCAAGCGATAGAAGCCGAACTCAAAGCGCCAATAGAATCCTTATTCGATAACTTCGATGAAACCCCCTTAGCTTCTGCGTCGATTTCCCAAGTGCACACGGCAACGCTCAAATCAAATGGCAAGGCGGTAGTATTGAAAGTGCTGCGCCCGAATGTAGAAGCCAAGATCCAAGCCGATCTGCTGCTGATGTCGCAAACCGCCAAACTGATTGAATATCTTCTCGGTGAAGGCAACCGCCTGCGCCCCGCGGAAGTGATTGAAGATTACCGCGTGACCATTTTAGGTGAGCTAAACCTAAAGCTTGAGGCCTTAAACGCAGTTAAGTTGCGTAATAACTTTCTTAACTCAGATGCCCTTTACGTTCCCTATGTGTATGAGGAGTTTTGCTATCCACGCCTGATGGTGATGGAACGTATTTATGGTATTCCCGTCTCTGATATTGCCGCCCTCAAGGCACAGGGCACTAACTTCAAGCTGCTAGCCGAACGTGGGGTTGAGTTGTTTTTTACCCAAGTATTCCGCGATAATTTTTTCCATGCAGATATGCATCCGGGCAATATCTTTATCTCGCTCGAACACCCAGAAAACCCCTACTACATTGGCCTTGATTGCGGCATTATGGGCACGCTCAGCGAAGTCGATAAGCGTTATCTCGCCGAGAATTTTCTCGCATTTTTCAATCGCGACTACCACAGAATCGCCCAGCTCTACATTGAGTCAGGCTGGGTGTCGGAAAAAACCGACCTACAGGCCTTCGAGCAAGCCATTAAGGTCGTTTGCGAACCTATGTTCAACAAACCGCTCGATGAAATCTCCTTTGGCCATGTGTTGTTAGAGCTATTTCGCACCGCACGCCACTTCGATATTATTGTGCAGCCGCAATTGGTGTTACTCGAAAAAACCCTACTTTATATCGAAGGATTGGGTCGACAACTTTATCCGCAGTTGGATTTATGGCAAACCGCTAAACCCTTTTTAGAGCAATGGATGGCCGAACAAGTAGGCCCTAAGGCTATGTTTAAAAAGGTATCCACAAAACTGCCATATTGGTCTGATAAGCTACCAGAATTCCCTGAACTGATTTATGACAATCTAAAATTAGGCAGGAAATTGCTGAGTTCTCAGCAACAGATGCTAGATAAGTATTTAAAATATCAGCAGCAGTCACATAAGAGTAATTACTTGCTTATCACTTCTGCGATTTTATTGATCTGTGGCACGTTATTGTTCAACCAAGACGCTACACTGTGGACCCCTTACGTGTGTCTGATTTCAGGCGCAATATTGTGGTTTTTCGGATGGCGATCTAGGCCAAAGAATCGTAAATTTTAG
- a CDS encoding ubiquinone biosynthesis accessory factor UbiJ, giving the protein MMPQEVVLLACAAMEMGLKKLQAQAGDDYSRQRQLHGKVFRIQLSQLSWPIYLVFAKEIQVLSRYEGDVDVSLHADATTLYRVTEGANLTELIKQDKLKLEGDLNLLQSFSQYLRAIEFDFAEPISRYLGDGPTHKLISTGHQAKSFALDVLRKTRSHLGQLAVEEYRLAPHQIELVHFRDKVDDLVLHTQALEQRIAQLRDKIKL; this is encoded by the coding sequence ATGATGCCGCAGGAAGTGGTGCTACTCGCCTGTGCCGCAATGGAAATGGGCCTGAAAAAACTTCAGGCCCAAGCGGGTGATGACTATTCACGCCAGCGCCAGTTACATGGCAAAGTGTTTCGCATTCAATTGTCGCAGCTTAGCTGGCCAATTTATTTGGTATTTGCCAAAGAGATCCAAGTGCTCAGCCGCTACGAAGGGGATGTCGATGTTAGTCTGCACGCCGATGCGACCACTTTGTATCGCGTGACCGAAGGCGCTAATCTGACTGAACTAATCAAGCAAGATAAACTCAAGCTTGAGGGCGATCTCAATTTATTACAAAGCTTTAGCCAATATTTACGCGCTATCGAGTTTGACTTTGCCGAGCCAATATCCCGCTATTTAGGTGACGGACCAACCCACAAACTCATCAGCACTGGCCATCAAGCAAAAAGTTTTGCCTTGGATGTTTTGCGCAAAACCCGCTCCCATTTAGGCCAGCTCGCAGTTGAAGAATATCGCCTCGCGCCGCATCAAATTGAATTAGTCCATTTTCGCGATAAAGTGGATGATTTAGTGCTCCACACCCAAGCGCTTGAACAACGGATTGCCCAATTAAGAGATAAAATTAAGCTATGA
- the ubiE gene encoding bifunctional demethylmenaquinone methyltransferase/2-methoxy-6-polyprenyl-1,4-benzoquinol methylase UbiE — protein MSEGESRSTHFGYKTVEADKKADLVAGVFHSVAAKYDIMNDVMSFGIHRFWKRYTIEVSGARPGMKVLDLAGGTGDLTAKFSHLVGDKGEVVLADINDSMLKVGRTKLRDKGIVNNVSYVQANAEALPFPDNHFDIITIAFGLRNVTDKDAALRSMNRVLKPGGKLLVLEFSKPQHEIMRKVYDLYSFKVLPKMGELITKDADSYEYLAESIRMHPDQDTLKQMMVDAGFEQVDYTNMTDGIVALHRGYKF, from the coding sequence ATGTCTGAGGGCGAATCTAGAAGTACCCACTTTGGTTACAAAACCGTTGAGGCCGATAAGAAGGCCGATCTCGTTGCGGGCGTGTTTCACTCAGTCGCCGCAAAATATGACATTATGAATGATGTGATGTCCTTCGGCATTCACCGTTTTTGGAAGCGTTACACCATTGAAGTGTCTGGCGCCCGTCCCGGCATGAAAGTGCTCGATTTAGCCGGTGGTACCGGTGACTTAACCGCCAAATTCTCCCATCTTGTGGGTGACAAGGGCGAAGTCGTGTTAGCCGACATTAACGATTCAATGCTTAAAGTGGGCCGTACTAAACTGCGTGACAAAGGCATAGTCAACAATGTCAGTTATGTGCAGGCCAATGCCGAAGCACTGCCATTCCCCGACAATCACTTCGATATCATTACTATCGCCTTTGGCCTGCGTAACGTGACCGATAAAGATGCCGCGCTGCGTTCAATGAACCGCGTACTTAAGCCAGGTGGCAAGTTATTAGTGCTGGAATTTTCTAAACCTCAGCATGAAATCATGCGCAAAGTGTATGATTTATACAGCTTTAAAGTCTTACCTAAGATGGGTGAACTGATCACCAAAGATGCCGACAGCTATGAGTATCTGGCCGAGTCGATTCGCATGCACCCAGATCAAGACACACTAAAACAAATGATGGTCGATGCAGGCTTTGAACAGGTCGACTACACCAATATGACCGACGGTATCGTCGCCCTGCACCGTGGTTATAAATTCTAA
- a CDS encoding formimidoylglutamase — MPEFIPFTHADIATLVSPRTGETKLGQCVHLANHEHSLETILATAKAHGAVFAIVGVGEDIGPRANLGRGGATDAFTTSMRQWLNLQSNRFLSGAECLVLGQVNTADLQQQTATNTTANTDVTLDELRDAVEQLDERVIRIVSAIFKAGLEPILIGGGHNNAYGLLMATFAHYQRQVAAVNLDPHSDFRLLEGRHSGNGFSYAADRGALGFYHVLGLHELKNSEANLTQLTEFGGSWHSLQQIWVRREISLSQALLEIAAKLNDTALPVGLELDVDAIAKMPSSASTAAGVPLLDAAHYVSYIARHCPCAYLHLAEAAPSCHEAGLEAGFRDVGQSLSELIYAYIQARIQFLAQ; from the coding sequence ATGCCCGAATTTATCCCTTTTACCCATGCCGACATCGCTACCTTAGTCAGCCCGAGAACCGGCGAGACTAAACTTGGCCAATGCGTGCACCTCGCCAATCACGAACACTCACTCGAAACCATACTCGCCACGGCCAAGGCCCACGGTGCGGTTTTTGCGATTGTCGGCGTCGGTGAAGACATAGGCCCACGGGCAAACTTAGGCCGCGGCGGTGCCACCGATGCCTTTACCACTAGCATGCGCCAATGGCTCAATCTGCAATCGAACCGATTTTTGTCTGGCGCCGAATGCCTAGTGTTAGGCCAAGTTAACACCGCCGATCTACAGCAACAAACCGCGACTAATACCACAGCTAACACTGACGTCACCTTAGATGAATTACGCGATGCGGTGGAACAACTCGATGAGCGCGTGATCCGTATCGTCAGCGCCATCTTTAAAGCGGGTTTGGAACCCATACTCATCGGCGGCGGTCACAACAATGCCTATGGGTTATTGATGGCGACCTTCGCCCATTACCAGCGCCAAGTTGCGGCGGTAAATCTCGATCCCCATTCGGATTTTCGTCTACTCGAAGGCCGCCATAGCGGCAATGGTTTTAGCTATGCCGCCGATCGTGGTGCCCTAGGGTTTTATCATGTACTCGGGCTGCACGAATTAAAAAACAGCGAAGCCAATTTAACTCAGCTGACTGAGTTTGGTGGTTCTTGGCATAGCCTGCAGCAAATTTGGGTGCGCCGTGAAATAAGTCTAAGCCAAGCCTTGCTTGAAATCGCCGCCAAACTAAATGACACGGCTTTACCCGTAGGATTAGAACTCGACGTCGATGCTATCGCTAAAATGCCCAGTAGCGCTTCTACGGCGGCTGGCGTGCCACTGCTCGATGCGGCGCATTATGTCAGTTACATCGCCCGCCACTGCCCCTGTGCTTATTTGCACTTGGCCGAAGCTGCACCGAGTTGTCACGAAGCGGGACTTGAAGCCGGTTTTAGGGATGTAGGTCAGAGTTTAAGTGAACTGATATATGCCTATATTCAAGCACGTATACAGTTTTTGGCGCAGTAA
- the rraA gene encoding ribonuclease E activity regulator RraA, whose protein sequence is MEYNTSELCDMYLDVVDVVEPMFSNYGGCSSFGGSISTIKCFEDNGLITEVLQEDGQGKVLLVDGGGSLRRALIDGAIAELAVSNNWEGIIVYGSVRDVDALEELDIGIQALASIPVGADGNSVGEVEIPVNFGGVTFLPGDHIYADNTGIILSPEPLDIE, encoded by the coding sequence ATGGAATACAACACCTCAGAACTATGTGACATGTACTTAGATGTCGTAGATGTAGTCGAGCCCATGTTCAGTAACTACGGTGGTTGTAGCTCTTTTGGCGGTTCTATTAGCACTATTAAGTGCTTTGAAGACAACGGCCTAATCACCGAGGTCCTACAAGAAGATGGCCAAGGTAAAGTCTTGCTGGTCGATGGTGGTGGCTCATTGCGCCGCGCACTTATCGATGGTGCCATTGCAGAACTTGCGGTGAGCAACAATTGGGAAGGCATTATCGTTTACGGCTCTGTACGCGATGTGGATGCATTGGAAGAGTTAGACATTGGTATTCAAGCGCTTGCTTCTATCCCCGTGGGCGCCGATGGCAACTCAGTGGGCGAGGTGGAAATTCCGGTCAATTTTGGCGGTGTGACTTTCCTACCCGGCGACCATATCTACGCCGATAACACAGGCATTATCCTGTCGCCTGAGCCACTCGATATTGAATAA
- a CDS encoding YgjV family protein, with protein sequence MEAVNTIEIIGYFASVMVAISLMMKNIIWLRWLNFVGCTLFVIYGVFISAWPVAGMNAFVACINIYHLTKIYRAKASS encoded by the coding sequence ATGGAAGCTGTAAACACGATTGAAATTATTGGTTATTTTGCCTCTGTTATGGTGGCCATCTCATTAATGATGAAGAATATCATCTGGTTAAGATGGTTGAACTTTGTGGGCTGTACCCTGTTTGTGATCTATGGCGTATTCATTTCGGCTTGGCCAGTCGCAGGAATGAATGCGTTTGTTGCTTGTATTAATATTTATCATTTGACCAAAATTTACCGCGCTAAGGCGAGTTCCTAG